A genomic window from Populus nigra chromosome 7, ddPopNigr1.1, whole genome shotgun sequence includes:
- the LOC133698967 gene encoding CRIB domain-containing protein RIC10-like: MATKIKGIYKGFKYISQIFVVKEREMEIGYPTDVKHVAHIGWDGHSGSAPSWMNEFKTPPDFSTTTVANPRDSSSVILSPWSSQDFDHSLGHQSMPNVFNDIPPSDLPNVPKKPKIRKKKTSSSSPKSSSSTSRSSRKTKQKAMQYELESTPKVQVQ, from the exons ATGGCAACCAAAATCAAAGGGATCTACAAGGGTTTCAAGTACATCTCCCAAATCTTTG TGGTAAAAGAACGAGAGATGGAAATTGGGTATCCTACAGATGTCAAGCATGTGGCCCATATAGGGTGGGATGGTCATTCTGGCAGTGCACCCAGTTGG ATGAATGAATTCAAGACACCTCCTGATTTCTCAACAACCACAGTTGCTAATCCAAGAGATTCCAGCTCTGTTATTCTCTCCCCATGGTCCTCTCAAG ATTTTGATCATTCTTTGGGACATCAAAGTATGCCAAATGTGTTCAATGACATTCCACCTTCAGATCTTCCAAATGTTCCCAAGAAACCAAAAattaggaagaagaagacaagTTCTTCCTCTCCCAAATCTTCATCTTCGACATCAAGATCTTCCAGGAAAACGAAGCAGAAGGCTATGCAGTATGAACTTGAGTCAACACCAAAGGTACAAGTACAGTAA
- the LOC133699547 gene encoding pentatricopeptide repeat-containing protein At4g21170, with translation MTYRSKITQNTVIQREEGATSCTKMSLNRANPTTSMKWRIQIRQNQLVFQISSILLQRHNWISLLQNFNLSSKLTPPLFNQILHKTQTNPQISLRFFNWVQTNLKLKPDLKSQCHIINICVNSGLTLPVRPIMDSLVKTHHVSVLGEAMVDSCRGKSLKSDAFSFLLECYSHKGLFMESLEMLRKMRGNGFIASGTACNAILDVLLRENEIKLAWCFYCAMIKDGVLPDKLTWSLVAQILCKDGNFERIVKFLDMGVYNSVLYNGVIDCCSKRGDFEAAFERLNQMCERKLDPGFSTYGAILDGACKHGNEEVIERVMDIMAEKGLLPKCPLSQCDSVIQKFSDLCKMNVATMFFRRACDEKIGLQDATYGCMLKALSKEARVKEAIGLYSLISEKGIRVKDSTYHAFLDLLSEEDQYEEGYEILGDMMRRGFRPGTVGLSKFILLLSRKRRWREVEDLLDLVLEKGLLPDSLCCCSLVEHYCSRRQIDKAVALHNKMEKLQASLDVATYNMLLDGLVKNGRIEEVVRVFDYMEGLKLVNSESFTITIRGLCRAKEMRKAMKLHDEMLDMGLKPDKAAYKRLILEFNK, from the coding sequence ATGACTTATCGTTCAAAGATAACTCAAAATACCGTCATTCAGAGGGAAGAGGGAGCAACTTCGTGCACAAAAATGTCTCTTAACAGAGCAAACCCAACAACTTCCATGAAATGGAGAATCCAAATCAGACAAAACCAGTTAGTGTTCCAAATATCCTCAATCCTCTTACAAAGACACAACTGGATTTCTCTTCTCCAAAACTTCAACCTCTCCTCAAAACTAACTCCTCCTCTCTTTAACCAAATCCTCCACAAAACACAAACTAACCCTCAAATTTCTCTGCGCTTCTTCAACTGGGTCCAAACCAATCTAAAGCTTAAACCAGACCTTAAATCCCAATGTCACATCATCAATATTTGTGTCAATTCGGGTCTCACTCTACCTGTGAGACCAATCATGGATTCTTTGGTGAAAACACATCATGTGTCAGTTCTTGGAGAGGCCATGGTTGATTCTTGTAGAGGTAAAAGTTTAAAGTCTGATGCCTTCAGTTTTCTTCTTGAATGTTACTCGCATAAGGGTCTGTTTATGGAAAGTTTAGAGATGCTTAGGAAGATGAGGGGTAATGGATTTATTGCTTCTGGTACTGCCTGTAATGCTATTCTTGATGTTTTGCTAAGAGAAAATGAGATTAAATTAGCTTGGTGTTTTTATTGTGCCATGATTAAAGATGGGGTTTTGCCTGATAAATTAACTTGGTCGTTGGTTGCTCAGATTCTTTGTAAAGATGGGAACTTTGAGAGAATTGTTAAGTTTTTAGATATGGGTGTTTATAATTCAGTTTTGTATAACGGTGTTATTGATTGTTGTAGTAAAAGAGGGGATTTTGAAGCTGCTTTTGAGAGGCTAAATCAGATGTGTGAGAGGAAACTTGACCCTGGTTTTAGTACTTATGGTGCGATACTTGATGGAGCTTGTAAACATGGGAATGAAGAAGTGATTGAGAGAGTTATGGATATAATGGCTGAGAAAGGCTTGCTTCCAAAATGCCCTTTGTCTCAATGTGATTCAGTCATTCAAAAGTTTTCTGATTTGTGTAAGATGAATGTAGCAACAATGTTTTTTAGGAGAGCTTGTGATGAGAAGATTGGATTACAAGATGCTACTTATGGGTGTATGTTAAAGGCATTGTCTAAAGAAGCAAGAGTAAAGGAAGCAATTGGTTTATACAGTTTAATTTCCGAAAAGGGAATCAGAGTGAAGGATAGTACTTATCATGCATTTTTGGATCTTCTCAGTGAAGAAGATCAGTATGAAGAAGGATATGAGATATTGGGGGACATGATGAGAAGAGGTTTTAGACCTGGTACAGTTGGGTTGTCTAAATTTATCTTGTTACTAAGTAGAAAACGTAGATGGAGGGAAGTGGAAGACTTGCTGGATTTAGTTTTAGAGAAAGGATTACTGCCAGATTCATTGTGCTGTTGCTCCCTAGTTGAGCATTATTGCTCTAGGAGACAGATTGATAAAGCTGTTGCGTTGCATAACAAGATGGAGAAATTGCAAGCAAGTTTGGATGTTGCAACATATAATATGCTTCTTGACGGGCTTGTAAAAAACGGTAGGATTGAAGAAGTAGTTAGGGTATTTGATTACATGGAAGGACTCAAATTAGTGAATAGTGAAAGTTTTACAATAACAATCCGTGGGCTTTGCCGGGCAAAAGAAATGAGGAAAGCAATGAAACTTCATGATGAAATGCTGGACATGGGGCTGAAACCTGATAAAGCAGCATATAAAAGGCTGATATTGGAATTCAACAAGTAG
- the LOC133700161 gene encoding pectinesterase/pectinesterase inhibitor 18-like, with the protein MYKENVEVGKKKTNVMLGGNGMHSTIITCSFNVVDGYATFKSATVARPQKHQAVALRVGADQSVINRCRIDAYQDTLYAHSLRQFYRDCYITGTVDFCGAQNCKLVPRKPMSGQNNMVTAQEELTQTKTHGISIQKCDIIASSDLQPFKGSFKSYLGRPWKESSRTAVMQSNNGEYSWVVSVGRGVSIKDFVLR; encoded by the exons ATGTACAAGGAGAACGTAGAAGTTGGAAAGAAAAAGACGAATGTGATGCTTGGTGGCAATGGCATGCATTCCACTATCATTACTTGTAGTTTTAATGTTGTTGATGGCTATGCAACATTCAAGTCTGCAACAGTAG CTAGGCCACAGAAACATCAAGCCGTGGCACTCCGCGTCGGAGCCGATCAATCCGTCATCAACCGATGCCGCATTGATGCCTACCAAGACACCCTCTATGCCCACAGCCTTCGGCAATTCTACAGAGATTGCTATATTACCGGCACAGTAGACTTCTGTGGTGCTCAAAACTGCAAGCTTGTACCACGAAAGCCCATGAGCGGACAAAATAACATGGTAACAGCCCAGGAAGAACTGACCCAAACCAAAACGCATGGGATTTCAATCCAAAAATGTGACATTATAGCAAGTTCTGATCTTCAGCCTTTTAAGGGCTCATTCAAATCATACCTGGGCCGACCATGGAAGGAGTCTTCTAGGACTGCTGTAATGCAGTCCAACAATGGTGAATACAGCTGGGTGGTCAGTGTGGGAAGGGGAGTTTCCATCAAAGACTTTGTATTACGGTGA